The Burkholderia mayonis DNA window GCACGGCTATCTGTTCGACCAATTCCTGTGGGCGAGCATGAATAGGCGCGCCGACGCATACGGCGGCTTGCTCGAGAACCGCCTGCGACTGTCGACCGAAGTGGCTGCGGCGGTGCGAAAGGCAGTCGGCGCGAGCGTGCCGATCGTCTTCAGATTCTCGCAATGGAAGGTGCAGGACTACACCGCGCGCATCGTCGAATCGTCGGGCGAGCTCGAGACGATGCTCGATGCGCTCGTCGCCGCAGGTGTCGACATCTTCGACGTCAGCACGCGCCGCTTCTGGGAGCCCGCGTTTCCGTCCGAAAGCGACACCGATCTCGCGTCGCTCGTCCGGAAGCTGTCCGGCAAGCCGGTGATCATGGTCGGCAGCATCGGGATCGACAACGCATTCTCGGCGGCGCAGGTGCGCGGCGCGGAAGGCCTGTCGGTCGGCGTCGAGAATCTCGATCGCGCGGTGGCGCGAGTCGAGGCGGGCAGGGCGGATTGCATCGCGCTCGGCCGCGCCTTGCTGGCCGACCCGGCGTGGCCCGCGAAAGTGCGGGCGGGCGAGTACGATCGGATCGTTCCGTACCGCAAGGACATGTTCTCGACGTTGACCTGACGGCGCACGCGACGCTCAGGCGGCCGCCGACGTCAGCCGCGAACGGAGACGACAATCTTGCCGAATGGCCCGCGATCGAGGTGCTCGAATGCGGCGCGCACGTCGGAGAACGGATAGATCGAGTCGACGACCGGTTTGATCGCGTGCCGATCGATTGCGCGGACGAACGCTTCGAACGACTGCCGGCTGCCTACCGAGACACCGTGGATCGACGCGCGCGTCAGCATCAGCGCAATCGCATCGATGTGCACCTTCGGGCTCCCCAGAAAGCCGACCTGGACGATATGACCATGATCCGCGACCGCGCCGACCGAATGCATCACATTGTCGCCGCCGATGAGCTCGACGATGACGTTCGCACCTCGGCCAGCGGTGAGCGCGAGGACGGCATCCTCCCATTTCGGCGTGCGCGTCGTGTTGATGCCCGCCCATGCGTCGAGCGTCCGCGCACGCGCGAGCTTGTCATCGTGACGGGACAGCACGACGACCTTCGCGTCGAGTGCGCGCGCGATCTGCAGGCCGAAGAGTGCGACGCCGCCGGTGCCCTGTACGACGACGGCCTGTCCCGGCGCGAGCTGTCCGCGTTCGACGAGCGCAACCCAAGCGGTCACGCCGGCGACGGGCAATGTCGATGCCTCGGCGTCGGACAGAGACGCGGGTGCGATGACGGCCGCCGATTCGGGCAGCACGACGTATTCGGCGAGCATGCCGGGCAACGGCCCGCCGAGCGAACGTTCCGACGTACGCATCTCGGGAGGCAGCGTGGCGCCGATCCATGGCGTCCAGAAATTGCCCATCACGCGGTCGCCCGATTTGAAGCGCTCGACGTTGGCGCCCGTCTCGACGACTTCGCCGCACATGTCGGAGACGGGCGTGAAGGGCATCGCAGGCTGCGTCGACATCAACCGACCTTCGATCACGAGCTTGTCTCGATAATTCAATGACACGGCTGCCACGCGCACGAGCAATTCCCCGGCGCCGGGTTTCGGCACGGGTCGTTGCGCCAGTGCGAGGCGGTCAATGCCGAATGCGTCGAGTTCCCAGATCTTCATCGTCTGCGCCATCTGTCGCCCCGTCCGAGAACGAATCCGCGCCATCGCGAATTCCTGTCATTCATTTTACGAGCGCGCGGCGCTCGGCAGTGGCGATATCTGCTCCTCATATCTGCGCCATTTCGTCGCCAATTTCATGAACCGAATCAAAGTGACTCATCTTCAAGCGATGGTGGCGTTCGTGCACGCGGTCGGGGCAGGCAGCTTCACCGCAGCCGCCTGTCGAGTGGGCCTGTCCAAGTCCGCCGTCGGCAAGAACGTCGCGCGACTGGAGCAACGGCTCGGCGTGCGGCTGCTGGACCGCACGACGCGCG harbors:
- a CDS encoding 12-oxophytodienoate reductase, whose amino-acid sequence is MSTTNVSNFDIIFEPVSLGSLRAPNRIVMAPMTRRQSPNGIPDREVARYYAKRAEGGVGFIITEGTYVDHPVAGGFADVPHCFGQSALDGWKRVVEGVHDAGSAIAAQLWHLGNVRRRGTPPHPEWPSIGPERIVEDGVIMVEKMTDADARDIAASFARAAYDAVETGFDAIELHGAHGYLFDQFLWASMNRRADAYGGLLENRLRLSTEVAAAVRKAVGASVPIVFRFSQWKVQDYTARIVESSGELETMLDALVAAGVDIFDVSTRRFWEPAFPSESDTDLASLVRKLSGKPVIMVGSIGIDNAFSAAQVRGAEGLSVGVENLDRAVARVEAGRADCIALGRALLADPAWPAKVRAGEYDRIVPYRKDMFSTLT
- a CDS encoding zinc-dependent alcohol dehydrogenase family protein, which encodes MKIWELDAFGIDRLALAQRPVPKPGAGELLVRVAAVSLNYRDKLVIEGRLMSTQPAMPFTPVSDMCGEVVETGANVERFKSGDRVMGNFWTPWIGATLPPEMRTSERSLGGPLPGMLAEYVVLPESAAVIAPASLSDAEASTLPVAGVTAWVALVERGQLAPGQAVVVQGTGGVALFGLQIARALDAKVVVLSRHDDKLARARTLDAWAGINTTRTPKWEDAVLALTAGRGANVIVELIGGDNVMHSVGAVADHGHIVQVGFLGSPKVHIDAIALMLTRASIHGVSVGSRQSFEAFVRAIDRHAIKPVVDSIYPFSDVRAAFEHLDRGPFGKIVVSVRG